From a region of the Streptomyces tirandamycinicus genome:
- a CDS encoding serine/threonine-protein kinase — protein MSTWSVPGYIEARELGSGGSGRVVRAVDAGTGTPVAIKYLNERLSADPRFRREFRAEAALLRELDSPHVARFHRYVENENGAAIVVELVDGPSLRALLGREGATTPEAALTVLKGSLLGLSEAHRAGVVHRDYKPENVLVTADAVSKLIDFGIAAREGSSPAQAGTPMYMAPEQWQGGPASPATDVYAAAATFFECVTGARPFAGESLAEIAVQHLSAEVDAEAAPAPVRPLVLRGMAKDARDRPASAAAFLTELERAAIDGYGPGWEERGRRTLAVLAAGLLLPTGGPAHRGTDATTALATTALEDPGRPGTRRFPRTPTTGGRAAARSGSPGAGGGQVAKRSLRAPALAGAGLLLGVTALTGVLITDDSLSHPASAASPVTGASGREAGAGFAPPSRQSASPPVSSASSPSPAPGFTGAARPPAGDAGTDRSPAAGADAAASSTGGAGAVPVGGAAGGSGTTSPGEPGPAPAAGVQEAGDARGTGGPDPVPQDVPGPVAVGSVDIASLEESTQVRGADADLIVTTTSTDPVTLELTWYNSEKAGIPGQQDGATETYRLSGRTTYRLSYRHAFTTCPGYWGLRVVTTPGAAAGGSYRDMPSLACIVTWPERG, from the coding sequence GTGAGCACCTGGTCAGTCCCCGGCTACATCGAGGCACGAGAGCTGGGTTCCGGAGGCAGCGGACGCGTGGTGAGGGCCGTCGACGCCGGCACCGGCACGCCCGTGGCGATCAAGTACCTGAACGAACGGCTGTCCGCGGACCCGCGCTTCCGCCGGGAGTTCCGGGCCGAGGCCGCACTGCTCAGGGAACTCGACTCCCCCCACGTGGCTCGCTTCCACCGGTACGTGGAGAACGAGAACGGCGCCGCCATCGTCGTGGAACTGGTCGACGGCCCGTCGCTGCGGGCACTGCTGGGGCGCGAGGGCGCCACCACGCCGGAAGCGGCGCTGACCGTGCTCAAGGGCTCGCTGCTGGGGCTGTCCGAGGCGCACCGCGCCGGCGTCGTGCACCGCGACTACAAGCCCGAGAACGTGCTGGTCACCGCCGACGCGGTCTCCAAGCTGATCGACTTCGGTATCGCGGCCCGGGAGGGGAGCTCTCCAGCCCAGGCGGGGACGCCGATGTACATGGCACCCGAGCAGTGGCAGGGCGGCCCCGCCTCGCCCGCCACCGACGTCTACGCGGCCGCCGCCACCTTCTTCGAGTGCGTGACGGGTGCACGGCCCTTCGCCGGGGAGAGCCTGGCGGAGATCGCCGTACAGCACCTCTCGGCGGAAGTGGACGCCGAAGCCGCCCCGGCACCGGTGCGCCCGCTCGTTCTCCGCGGGATGGCCAAGGACGCCCGGGACAGGCCCGCTTCGGCGGCCGCGTTCCTCACCGAACTGGAGCGGGCGGCGATCGACGGCTACGGGCCGGGCTGGGAGGAGCGGGGCCGCCGCACCCTGGCCGTTCTCGCGGCCGGACTGCTCCTGCCGACCGGCGGTCCGGCGCACCGCGGCACGGACGCGACGACGGCGCTGGCCACGACCGCACTGGAGGATCCGGGCCGTCCGGGAACCCGTCGATTCCCTCGTACGCCGACGACCGGCGGCCGGGCGGCGGCGCGCAGCGGCTCGCCGGGTGCGGGAGGCGGCCAGGTCGCGAAGCGCTCCCTCAGGGCTCCGGCGCTCGCCGGCGCGGGGCTGCTGCTGGGCGTCACCGCACTGACCGGTGTCCTGATCACCGACGACTCCCTCAGCCACCCGGCCTCCGCGGCCTCGCCGGTGACCGGTGCGAGCGGGCGCGAGGCCGGCGCCGGCTTCGCGCCCCCGTCACGGCAGTCGGCCTCCCCGCCCGTTTCCTCCGCCTCCTCCCCTTCACCGGCGCCAGGGTTCACAGGCGCCGCCCGCCCCCCGGCCGGGGATGCTGGCACCGACCGCTCCCCGGCGGCGGGGGCGGACGCCGCCGCCTCCTCGACCGGAGGGGCCGGCGCCGTTCCGGTCGGCGGCGCCGCCGGAGGGTCGGGGACCACGTCACCGGGAGAGCCGGGACCGGCCCCCGCAGCCGGAGTGCAGGAAGCGGGAGATGCCCGCGGCACCGGCGGGCCGGACCCCGTGCCGCAGGACGTCCCGGGGCCGGTCGCGGTCGGCTCGGTGGACATCGCCTCGCTGGAGGAGTCGACGCAGGTGCGCGGCGCCGACGCGGACCTGATCGTCACCACGACGAGCACGGACCCGGTCACTCTTGAACTGACCTGGTACAACAGCGAGAAGGCCGGAATCCCCGGGCAGCAGGACGGGGCCACCGAGACCTACCGCCTCAGCGGCCGCACCACCTACCGCCTGTCGTACCGCCACGCCTTCACCACGTGCCCGGGCTACTGGGGCCTTCGGGTGGTCACCACACCCGGCGCCGCGGCGGGCGGGTCCTACCGGGACATGCCCTCCCTGGCGTGCATCGTCACGTGGCCGGAACGCGGATGA
- a CDS encoding SDR family oxidoreductase, translating to MNEVTLVTGATGNLGGHVLAQLLARGRRVRALSRRPPATGVSAVDWCQADLSSGQGLARALSGVGTVVHCATDGRTRDGDVMAAQHLIKAAAKAGAPHLLFVSIIGVDRHPLDYYRAKYDTERLIETSGLPYTILRAAQFHDMLHYALDRASRLPVMPVLARTSFQSVDTPHVAARAVELSAVGPSGRVADLPGPDTLTMADMARILLRVTGRRRPILPLVLPGRVPGAYRQGLHLAPAAQPGSRSFEDFLKEGPAVKVPAAVRRSR from the coding sequence ATGAACGAGGTCACCCTGGTAACGGGCGCCACGGGCAACCTGGGAGGTCATGTCCTGGCGCAACTGCTCGCACGGGGACGGCGGGTACGCGCCCTGTCCCGCCGCCCGCCCGCCACCGGCGTCTCCGCCGTCGACTGGTGCCAGGCCGACCTTTCGTCGGGGCAGGGCCTGGCACGCGCGCTGTCGGGCGTGGGAACCGTCGTGCACTGCGCCACGGACGGCCGCACCCGCGACGGCGACGTCATGGCCGCCCAGCACCTGATCAAGGCCGCGGCGAAGGCCGGGGCACCGCATCTGCTGTTCGTGTCCATCATCGGCGTCGACCGTCACCCGCTGGACTACTACCGGGCCAAGTACGACACCGAACGCCTCATCGAAACCTCCGGACTGCCGTACACCATCCTGCGCGCCGCCCAGTTCCACGACATGCTGCACTACGCCCTCGACCGGGCGTCCCGTCTCCCGGTCATGCCCGTGCTGGCCCGCACCAGCTTCCAGAGCGTCGACACTCCGCACGTGGCCGCACGGGCAGTGGAGCTCAGCGCCGTGGGCCCGTCCGGACGTGTCGCCGATCTGCCCGGTCCCGACACCCTGACGATGGCCGACATGGCCCGGATCCTTCTGCGGGTCACCGGGCGGCGGCGGCCGATCCTGCCCCTGGTCCTGCCGGGCCGCGTGCCCGGGGCCTACCGGCAGGGCCTGCATCTGGCCCCCGCTGCCCAGCCGGGCAGCCGCTCCTTCGAGGACTTCCTCAAGGAGGGCCCGGCCGTCAAGGTGCCCGCTGCGGTGCGAAGGAGCCGGTGA